One Chordicoccus furentiruminis DNA window includes the following coding sequences:
- a CDS encoding acyl-CoA carboxylase subunit beta, which translates to MSETQNAAGRRITSLLDANSFVEIGAQVTARSTDFNLSAAKTPSDGVITGYGTIDGNLVYIYSQDPSVLGGSVGEMHAKKISRVYRLARKTGAPIIGLLDSTGLRLEESTDALNALASIYRNEAMSSGVIPQITAVFGNCGGGLSVVTALSDFTFLEKDAKLYVNSPDALKGNSADRKDTSSADYQMAQGNADFAGSETEVYAAIRDLVSMLPLNNEDEGEAAEVADDLNRATTGLASTTKDAAETLKILSDGGVFFETKRGFADSMVTGFIRLNGYTVGAVANRGADTALRARGLEKAADFIGFCDAFNIPVLTLVNAASFNACECTEKLAQKASAKLAFAYTNATVPKVTVVTGRAYGTPYVLMGSKGLGADMVFAWPDAEIGTMDPKMAAKVLCGDADAKKLKETADAYEALQQNVNSAAARGYVDTVISDADTRKYVIGAFEMLWTKREDRPDKKHGTV; encoded by the coding sequence ATGAGTGAGACACAGAATGCTGCAGGCAGACGCATCACTTCTCTGCTTGACGCGAACAGTTTCGTCGAAATCGGTGCTCAGGTCACGGCCAGAAGCACGGATTTCAACCTCTCTGCCGCAAAGACTCCGTCGGACGGCGTGATCACCGGCTACGGAACCATCGATGGCAATCTCGTCTACATCTACAGCCAGGATCCGTCCGTGCTCGGCGGTTCTGTCGGCGAGATGCACGCGAAGAAGATTTCACGGGTCTACCGGCTGGCGAGAAAAACCGGCGCGCCGATTATCGGACTGCTGGATTCCACGGGCCTGAGGCTGGAGGAGTCCACGGACGCGCTTAACGCGCTGGCGTCGATCTACCGGAACGAGGCGATGTCCTCGGGCGTGATTCCCCAGATCACCGCGGTGTTCGGAAACTGCGGCGGCGGTCTTTCGGTGGTGACGGCGCTTTCCGATTTCACCTTCCTCGAGAAGGACGCGAAGCTGTACGTCAACTCGCCGGACGCGCTCAAGGGCAATTCGGCGGACAGGAAGGACACCTCTTCGGCGGATTACCAGATGGCCCAGGGCAACGCGGACTTTGCCGGCAGCGAGACAGAGGTGTACGCCGCGATCCGCGATCTCGTCTCGATGCTTCCCCTGAACAACGAGGACGAGGGTGAAGCCGCGGAAGTCGCCGATGATCTCAACCGCGCGACGACGGGTCTTGCCTCCACGACGAAGGACGCGGCGGAGACGCTGAAGATCCTGAGCGACGGCGGCGTCTTCTTCGAGACAAAGCGGGGCTTCGCGGACAGCATGGTGACCGGCTTCATCCGTCTCAACGGCTATACGGTCGGCGCGGTGGCCAACCGCGGCGCTGATACCGCGCTGCGCGCGAGGGGACTCGAGAAGGCCGCGGATTTCATCGGCTTCTGTGACGCCTTCAACATCCCGGTGCTCACGCTGGTGAACGCGGCATCCTTCAATGCCTGCGAGTGCACGGAAAAGCTCGCTCAGAAGGCGTCTGCGAAGCTGGCGTTCGCCTACACGAACGCCACGGTGCCGAAGGTGACGGTGGTCACAGGCAGGGCATACGGCACTCCGTATGTGCTGATGGGTTCGAAGGGCCTCGGGGCTGATATGGTCTTCGCATGGCCTGACGCCGAGATCGGCACGATGGATCCGAAGATGGCCGCGAAGGTTCTCTGCGGCGACGCCGACGCGAAGAAGCTGAAGGAGACGGCCGATGCCTATGAGGCGCTTCAGCAGAACGTGAACTCCGCGGCGGCCAGAGGCTATGTCGATACGGTGATCAGCGATGCCGACACGCGCAAGTATGTCATCGGCGCGTTCGAGATGCTCTGGACGAAGAGAGAAGACCGTCCGGACAAGAAGCACGGCACAGTCTGA
- the cmk gene encoding (d)CMP kinase, producing the protein MKIAIDGPAGAGKSTIARLVAKRMHAVYVDTGAMYRAMGLAVLRMGIRPEDGEAVGRAAEETSVSIVYRDGCQHVLLNGEDVTEHLRGEAVGNAASAISVYPAVRTRLVALQRELAAGQDVVMDGRDIGTVVLPDAEVKVFLTASARTRAVRRYLQERQAEGAEPETESDEARNEIARIEKDIEERDRRDTSRAESPLRKASDAVLIDSSEMTVGDVTEKILVLAGKAAAL; encoded by the coding sequence ATGAAAATCGCGATTGACGGACCGGCCGGCGCCGGGAAGAGCACGATTGCCCGTCTGGTGGCGAAGCGGATGCACGCGGTGTATGTGGACACCGGCGCGATGTACCGGGCAATGGGACTGGCGGTGCTGAGAATGGGTATCCGTCCGGAGGACGGCGAGGCGGTCGGACGGGCGGCGGAGGAGACGTCCGTCTCCATCGTCTATCGGGACGGATGTCAGCATGTGCTGCTGAACGGAGAGGATGTGACGGAGCATCTGCGGGGAGAGGCGGTCGGCAATGCGGCCAGCGCGATCTCGGTCTATCCGGCGGTGAGAACGAGACTGGTAGCACTCCAGCGAGAGCTGGCCGCCGGTCAGGATGTGGTCATGGACGGACGCGACATCGGGACCGTCGTGCTGCCGGACGCGGAAGTCAAGGTTTTCCTGACCGCCTCAGCCCGTACGAGAGCGGTCCGCCGTTACCTTCAGGAGCGGCAGGCGGAGGGCGCCGAACCGGAGACGGAGAGTGACGAGGCAAGGAACGAGATCGCCCGCATCGAGAAGGATATCGAGGAGCGTGACAGACGGGACACAAGCCGGGCCGAATCCCCGCTTCGAAAGGCTTCGGACGCGGTGCTGATTGATTCGTCGGAGATGACAGTCGGAGACGTTACGGAGAAAATCCTCGTTCTTGCCGGAAAGGCGGCCGCCCTATGA
- the scpB gene encoding SMC-Scp complex subunit ScpB, which yields MEKDRIGAAIEAILFATGRAVTTEELAKATGTGTDELRQAAGALMEEWNASGHGTEMIRLEDAWQMCTRKDYYPQLITLELHPRKPKLTDVLLETLSVIAYRQPVTKAEIERIRGVNSDHAVNKLVEYELVAELGRAKLPGRPILFGTTQEFLRLFGVTAADDLPEISPVKLEDFREEAESEVDVDV from the coding sequence ATGGAGAAAGACAGAATCGGGGCGGCGATCGAGGCGATTCTCTTTGCGACGGGCCGGGCTGTGACGACGGAAGAGCTTGCGAAGGCGACGGGCACCGGAACGGATGAGCTGAGGCAGGCGGCCGGCGCGCTGATGGAGGAGTGGAATGCGTCCGGACACGGAACGGAGATGATCCGTCTGGAGGATGCGTGGCAGATGTGCACGAGAAAGGACTACTACCCGCAGCTGATCACGCTGGAACTGCATCCGAGGAAGCCGAAGCTGACAGATGTGCTTCTCGAGACGCTCTCCGTGATCGCCTACCGCCAGCCGGTCACGAAGGCGGAGATTGAGCGGATCCGCGGCGTCAACAGCGATCACGCGGTAAACAAACTGGTGGAATATGAGCTGGTCGCGGAGCTTGGAAGAGCGAAGCTGCCGGGCCGCCCGATCCTCTTCGGGACGACACAGGAGTTCCTCCGGCTCTTCGGCGTCACGGCGGCGGACGACCTTCCGGAGATCAGTCCGGTCAAGCTCGAGGACTTCCGGGAGGAGGCCGAGAGCGAGGTGGACGTCGACGTCTGA
- a CDS encoding OadG family protein: MKRLKYMIIALLCVMMISVGLTGCGQKTSSEMEAEAQESIQSENLADVKTYTESLASLLKSVTYQQYTEAVKAGTVSYFSHAFDNDLTYRWKEFNDAHGAVKDVSVLDADKEDEGFSDRIILTGEDGKQMLLTVTYNKSMTPVSSTIADYSDDSKETLGTKLATAGVNTATGLLVVFVILVGLSLIISLFRFVGKAGEVKPQNKDAAPKAAAPAAAPVRKEASEEVSLADNQELAAVIAAAIAAAEDKPAEGYVVRSIRRLHNNKWH; encoded by the coding sequence ATGAAAAGACTCAAATATATGATCATCGCGCTTCTGTGCGTGATGATGATTTCCGTCGGGCTGACCGGATGCGGGCAGAAGACGTCCTCCGAGATGGAGGCCGAGGCTCAGGAAAGCATCCAGTCGGAGAATCTGGCGGACGTCAAAACCTACACGGAATCGCTGGCGTCTCTGCTCAAGAGCGTCACATACCAGCAGTATACGGAGGCGGTGAAGGCCGGAACGGTTTCCTATTTCTCCCACGCCTTCGACAACGACCTGACATACCGCTGGAAGGAATTCAACGATGCCCACGGAGCCGTCAAGGATGTCTCCGTACTGGACGCGGACAAAGAGGACGAAGGTTTTTCGGACCGGATCATTCTGACGGGCGAGGACGGAAAGCAGATGCTTCTGACCGTCACCTACAACAAGTCCATGACACCGGTCTCCAGCACGATCGCGGATTACAGTGATGATTCGAAGGAGACGCTCGGCACGAAGCTCGCGACAGCCGGCGTCAACACGGCAACCGGACTGCTGGTGGTCTTTGTGATTCTGGTCGGGCTTTCCCTGATCATTTCCCTGTTCCGCTTCGTCGGAAAGGCCGGCGAGGTGAAGCCGCAGAACAAGGACGCAGCCCCGAAGGCGGCAGCGCCGGCGGCGGCGCCTGTCCGGAAAGAAGCTTCCGAGGAGGTCAGCCTGGCTGACAATCAGGAACTTGCCGCGGTGATCGCGGCGGCAATCGCAGCAGCAGAGGACAAGCCGGCGGAGGGCTATGTAGTCCGCTCTATCAGACGGCTCCACAACAACAAATGGCATTGA
- a CDS encoding biotin/lipoyl-binding carrier protein, producing MKNYTITVNGTAYSVTVEEGQTSAPAAAPKAAPAPAAAPKAAPAPAPAPAAQGAAGSVEVNATVPGKVLNIPAHIGDTLKAGDPIVVLESMKMEIPVVAPQDGTVASINVTAGQQIESGDLLATMN from the coding sequence ATGAAAAATTATACGATTACGGTCAATGGCACCGCATACAGCGTAACAGTGGAAGAGGGACAGACATCCGCACCGGCGGCGGCCCCGAAGGCGGCACCGGCTCCTGCGGCGGCTCCGAAGGCGGCACCGGCTCCTGCTCCCGCACCGGCTGCTCAGGGCGCGGCTGGCTCCGTGGAGGTCAACGCGACGGTTCCGGGCAAGGTGCTCAACATTCCGGCTCATATCGGCGATACCCTCAAGGCCGGTGATCCGATTGTCGTTCTCGAGTCCATGAAGATGGAGATCCCGGTGGTCGCGCCTCAGGACGGCACCGTCGCTTCGATCAACGTCACGGCAGGACAGCAGATCGAGTCCGGTGATCTTCTGGCGACCATGAACTGA
- the rpsA gene encoding 30S ribosomal protein S1 has protein sequence MSEELSFEQMLDESFKTIRNGEVVEGTVLDVKPDVAYLNIGYKSDGILTSAEYSNEKDVDLTTKMQVGDKMEVKVQKVNDGDGQVILSYKRLAAEKGNKRIEEAFNNKEVLKAKVSQVLNGGLTVLVEDTRVFIPASLVSDVYEKDLSKYADQEIEFRITEFNPRRRRIIGDRRHLIVERKQEAAKELFSRIQIGDVVEGTVKNVTDFGAFVDLGGADGLLHISEMSWGRVENPHKNFHVGDQLRVMIKDIKDDKIALSLKFPDENPWIEASEKFATGSIVKGRVARMTDFGAFVELLPGVDALLHVSQISRQHVDKPSDVLRIGQEIEAKVVDFNADDRKISLSMKALENEPQNEDN, from the coding sequence ATGTCAGAAGAACTGAGCTTTGAACAGATGCTCGACGAGAGCTTCAAGACTATTAGAAATGGAGAGGTCGTTGAAGGCACTGTTCTTGACGTGAAACCGGATGTTGCCTATCTCAACATCGGTTACAAGTCAGACGGAATTCTCACCAGTGCCGAGTACAGCAATGAAAAGGATGTTGACCTGACGACCAAGATGCAGGTCGGTGACAAGATGGAAGTGAAGGTCCAGAAGGTCAACGACGGCGACGGCCAGGTGATCCTTTCCTACAAGCGCCTTGCGGCTGAGAAGGGCAACAAGCGGATCGAGGAAGCGTTTAACAACAAGGAGGTGCTGAAGGCGAAGGTTTCCCAGGTCCTCAACGGCGGTCTGACCGTGCTCGTCGAGGATACCAGGGTCTTCATCCCGGCTTCGCTTGTCTCTGATGTCTATGAGAAGGATCTGAGCAAGTATGCGGATCAGGAAATCGAGTTCCGCATCACGGAGTTCAATCCGAGAAGAAGAAGAATCATCGGTGACCGCCGTCATCTGATCGTCGAGCGCAAGCAGGAGGCTGCGAAGGAGCTGTTCTCCCGCATCCAGATCGGCGATGTGGTCGAGGGAACGGTCAAGAACGTCACGGATTTCGGCGCATTCGTCGATCTGGGCGGAGCGGACGGCCTTCTTCATATTTCCGAGATGTCCTGGGGCCGTGTGGAGAACCCGCACAAGAACTTCCATGTGGGTGACCAGCTTCGCGTCATGATCAAGGATATCAAGGATGACAAGATTGCCCTGTCTCTGAAGTTCCCGGATGAGAATCCGTGGATCGAGGCATCTGAGAAATTCGCGACCGGCTCCATTGTCAAGGGCAGAGTTGCGAGAATGACGGACTTCGGTGCGTTCGTTGAGCTGCTTCCGGGCGTTGATGCGCTGCTTCATGTCTCCCAGATCAGCAGACAGCATGTGGATAAGCCGTCCGACGTGCTCCGAATCGGTCAGGAGATCGAGGCGAAGGTTGTCGATTTCAATGCCGACGACCGCAAGATCAGCTTGTCGATGAAGGCGCTCGAGAATGAGCCGCAGAACGAAGATAACTGA
- a CDS encoding oxaloacetate decarboxylase subunit alpha, with translation MAEAVKKPVQITETVLRDAHQSLIATRMTTEEMLPIVDKMDKIGFRAVECWGGATFDAALRFLHEDPWDRLRKFRAGFRNTKLQMLFRGQNILGYKPYPDDVVEYFVQKSVANGIDVIRIFDCLNDLRNLETATKATKKEGGEAQVALSYTLGKAYTLDYWVRMAKEIESLGADSICIKDMAGLLLPYKATELVKALKENTKLPIELHTHYTSGEASMTYMKAVEAGVDVLDCAMSPFALGTSQPATEVMVAAFQGTPYDTGLDLQALAEIADYFRPIREKYLENGLMNPKNLGVNIKTLQYQVPGGMLSNLTNQLKKMHAEDKFYQVLEEVPKVREDMGEPPLVTPSSQIVGTQAVMNVLTGERYKVVPGETKDMFLGKYGKTTLPVNPEIQKKVIGDEKPITCRPADLLEPGLPKFEQAVAPYRKQDEDVLTYALFPEVALDYFKYRDAQDTGVDVKKADKENKAYPV, from the coding sequence ATGGCTGAAGCAGTGAAAAAACCTGTTCAGATTACTGAAACCGTGCTGCGTGATGCTCACCAGAGTCTGATCGCGACACGTATGACGACCGAGGAGATGCTCCCGATCGTCGATAAGATGGACAAAATCGGCTTCCGCGCGGTAGAATGCTGGGGCGGCGCGACCTTCGACGCGGCACTCCGCTTCCTGCATGAGGACCCGTGGGACCGTCTCCGCAAATTCCGCGCCGGCTTCAGGAACACGAAGCTTCAGATGCTGTTCCGCGGTCAGAATATCCTCGGCTACAAGCCGTATCCGGATGACGTGGTGGAGTACTTCGTTCAGAAGTCCGTCGCCAACGGCATCGATGTGATCCGGATTTTTGACTGCCTGAACGATCTGAGAAACCTCGAGACGGCGACGAAGGCGACCAAGAAGGAGGGCGGCGAGGCCCAGGTGGCGCTGAGTTATACGCTCGGCAAGGCCTATACGCTCGATTACTGGGTCAGGATGGCGAAGGAGATCGAGTCTCTCGGCGCGGACTCCATCTGTATCAAGGACATGGCCGGCCTTCTCCTTCCGTACAAGGCGACCGAGCTTGTGAAGGCGCTGAAGGAAAACACAAAGCTTCCGATCGAGCTTCACACCCATTACACATCAGGCGAGGCGTCCATGACCTATATGAAGGCCGTGGAGGCGGGAGTCGATGTCCTCGACTGCGCGATGAGCCCGTTCGCGCTGGGAACATCCCAGCCGGCGACGGAAGTGATGGTGGCCGCGTTCCAGGGGACGCCCTACGACACCGGGCTTGATCTGCAGGCTCTGGCCGAGATCGCGGATTACTTCCGTCCGATTCGGGAGAAGTATCTTGAAAACGGCCTGATGAACCCGAAGAACCTCGGCGTCAACATCAAGACGCTGCAGTATCAGGTGCCGGGCGGCATGCTTTCCAACCTGACGAATCAGCTGAAGAAGATGCACGCGGAGGACAAGTTCTACCAGGTGCTGGAGGAGGTCCCGAAGGTCCGCGAGGATATGGGCGAGCCGCCGCTGGTCACGCCGTCCTCTCAGATCGTCGGTACGCAGGCCGTCATGAACGTCCTCACCGGCGAGCGCTACAAGGTCGTCCCGGGCGAGACAAAGGATATGTTCCTCGGCAAGTACGGCAAGACGACGCTGCCGGTCAACCCGGAGATCCAGAAGAAGGTGATCGGGGACGAGAAGCCGATTACCTGCCGTCCCGCGGATCTGCTTGAGCCGGGTCTTCCGAAGTTCGAGCAGGCTGTGGCTCCGTACAGGAAGCAGGATGAGGACGTGCTCACGTACGCTCTGTTCCCGGAGGTCGCACTGGACTATTTCAAGTACAGGGATGCTCAGGACACCGGCGTTGATGTGAAGAAGGCGGACAAAGAGAACAAGGCGTATCCTGTCTGA
- a CDS encoding BaiN/RdsA family NAD(P)/FAD-dependent oxidoreductase, which translates to MKQVVIIGGGAAGMMCGLLAAKGGCGVTIVEKNAKPGRKLYITGKGRCNLTNDCTEEEFLAHVMSNPKFLYSAIYGFSPRETVRFFESMGLPLKTERGRRVFPVSDRSADVIDTLSRNLRRAGAKMMLQTEAEELLTGTEGRVRGVRIRRSGRTEDLAADAVVVATGGLSYPGTGSTGDGFRFADRMGMPVSETSPSLVPIVCAEEYVKEMQGLSLRNVSLHVRSGKKELFAEQGEMMFTHFGITGPLVLSASAVAGHLIGVKPLTAWIDLKPALTEEQLTARFLRMTAEGPNRELKSVLGQLYPGKMQAVMPEVAGVDPERRLRDLTRGEREALVRATLHLPLTFTALRGYNEAVITRGGVDVRRIDAGSMRAKDRDNLYFIGEVLDLDALTGGYNLQIAWSTAAAAARDLTKDTGKEQR; encoded by the coding sequence TTGAAGCAGGTTGTGATCATCGGCGGAGGGGCCGCGGGCATGATGTGCGGCCTTCTCGCTGCGAAAGGCGGATGCGGCGTCACGATCGTGGAAAAAAACGCGAAGCCCGGACGAAAACTGTATATAACAGGCAAGGGACGGTGCAATCTGACGAATGACTGTACGGAAGAAGAGTTCCTCGCTCATGTGATGTCGAATCCGAAATTCCTTTACAGCGCGATCTACGGATTCAGTCCGCGGGAAACCGTGAGATTTTTTGAGTCGATGGGGCTTCCGCTGAAAACCGAACGGGGCCGGCGCGTGTTCCCTGTCTCTGACCGGTCCGCAGACGTGATCGACACTCTCAGCCGGAATCTCCGGCGGGCGGGAGCGAAGATGATGCTTCAGACGGAGGCGGAGGAGCTCCTGACCGGGACGGAAGGCCGCGTGCGGGGCGTACGGATCCGGAGGTCCGGCAGGACGGAGGATCTTGCGGCGGACGCTGTGGTGGTTGCGACCGGAGGACTGTCCTATCCGGGTACCGGATCGACCGGCGACGGCTTTCGGTTTGCAGACCGGATGGGGATGCCGGTCAGTGAGACCTCTCCTTCACTGGTTCCGATTGTCTGCGCGGAGGAATATGTTAAGGAGATGCAGGGCCTCTCCCTGCGGAATGTATCACTTCATGTCCGGAGCGGAAAAAAAGAACTGTTCGCGGAGCAGGGCGAGATGATGTTTACCCACTTCGGCATCACCGGCCCGCTGGTCCTCAGCGCCAGCGCCGTGGCCGGTCATCTGATCGGAGTGAAGCCGCTGACCGCGTGGATCGATCTCAAGCCGGCTCTGACAGAGGAGCAGCTGACCGCGCGCTTTCTGCGTATGACCGCAGAAGGACCCAATCGGGAACTGAAGAGTGTCCTCGGACAGCTGTATCCGGGGAAAATGCAGGCCGTGATGCCTGAGGTGGCCGGGGTGGACCCGGAGCGGCGGCTCCGCGATCTGACGAGGGGCGAGCGCGAGGCGCTGGTCCGCGCAACCCTTCATCTGCCGCTTACCTTCACTGCTCTCAGAGGATACAATGAGGCGGTGATCACCAGAGGGGGCGTGGACGTCAGAAGGATCGACGCGGGCAGCATGAGGGCGAAGGATCGGGACAATCTCTATTTTATCGGGGAAGTGCTGGATCTGGACGCGCTGACCGGGGGCTACAACCTGCAGATCGCGTGGAGCACGGCTGCGGCCGCGGCGCGGGATCTGACGAAGGATACAGGAAAGGAGCAGAGATGA
- the ispH gene encoding 4-hydroxy-3-methylbut-2-enyl diphosphate reductase — MSVTVAASAGFCFGVKRAVGLAYREAALAGAEGRNVYTMGPIIHNEAVVGDLREKGVRIIDDQFRCEEDGSVPPAGSTIIVRSHGITRAMHRQLEESSWRIVDATCPFVGKIHRIVSEKSRAGHPIIIIGSPDHPEVQGIRGWVSGPCAVVGSEADLPSIPFSKDYEICVVSQTTFNYEKFQELVEKIENLGYHVVVTNTICNATQERQSEALQLAKQSDVMIVIGGKSSSNTQKLYEICRRECPHTYYIQSAADLASVSIPSDRCVSITAGASTPNTIIQEVSLKCQKN, encoded by the coding sequence ATGAGCGTCACGGTAGCCGCCAGCGCCGGATTCTGCTTCGGAGTGAAACGGGCTGTGGGGCTTGCTTACCGGGAGGCTGCTCTGGCCGGCGCCGAAGGACGGAACGTGTACACGATGGGTCCGATCATCCATAACGAAGCGGTGGTCGGCGATCTCCGGGAGAAAGGCGTACGCATCATTGACGATCAGTTCCGGTGCGAGGAGGACGGATCCGTTCCGCCGGCCGGCTCGACGATCATCGTCCGTTCCCACGGCATCACCCGCGCGATGCACCGGCAGCTGGAGGAGAGCAGCTGGCGGATCGTGGACGCCACATGTCCCTTTGTGGGCAAGATCCACCGGATCGTATCGGAAAAAAGCCGGGCGGGCCATCCGATCATCATCATCGGCTCACCGGATCACCCGGAGGTGCAGGGGATCCGGGGGTGGGTCAGCGGTCCCTGCGCGGTGGTCGGATCGGAGGCGGATCTCCCTTCGATTCCGTTTTCGAAGGATTATGAGATCTGCGTTGTGTCTCAGACGACATTCAACTATGAAAAATTTCAGGAATTGGTTGAAAAGATTGAGAATCTGGGTTATCATGTAGTAGTTACGAATACCATCTGCAATGCAACACAGGAACGTCAGAGCGAAGCGCTTCAGCTGGCCAAACAGTCCGATGTCATGATCGTCATCGGCGGAAAGTCTTCCTCGAACACGCAGAAGCTTTATGAGATCTGCCGGAGGGAATGTCCTCACACGTACTACATTCAGTCCGCCGCGGATCTCGCGTCTGTCAGTATCCCATCAGATAGGTGCGTAAGTATTACAGCGGGGGCATCGACCCCAAATACAATAATCCAGGAGGTTTCACTTAAATGTCAGAAGAACTGA
- a CDS encoding ribonuclease H-like domain-containing protein, whose product MTQKTLSVPGSELNENEQILDIETTGRYWRTSRLTSVALIAPGSSAGTFTETVLAASNDEEEYRLLNDLRSLVENVRTLVTYNGKAFDIPYLNAKYKAYGLVNPLAGTGIEDLFLSLSPIRTLLGLPSRRLRDLASPLEPVGGTDAEQTLRVLTYRHFLSLLDGHFRLLQAEREGDLLQYRLGLNGSFAGNASIHDAPFHLTCHGTEAGLGVHVSGGQLRVYHTDTANYRYLPEEGYAVHVSVARYVDKSRKEKAVRTNCFHLVPYSDAFLTDEKRINSYLRSVLSYLRSAAHSRAPSSTS is encoded by the coding sequence ATGACACAGAAAACGCTGTCCGTGCCCGGCTCCGAGCTGAATGAAAACGAACAGATCCTTGATATTGAAACAACCGGCCGCTACTGGCGGACAAGCCGCCTTACATCCGTCGCGCTCATCGCCCCCGGTTCTTCGGCCGGAACGTTCACGGAGACAGTTCTGGCCGCCTCAAATGATGAGGAGGAATACCGGCTGCTCAACGATCTCCGGTCTCTTGTCGAGAATGTCCGGACGCTGGTCACTTATAATGGGAAAGCCTTCGACATCCCGTACCTCAACGCGAAGTACAAGGCATACGGACTGGTCAATCCTCTTGCCGGCACAGGAATCGAGGATCTCTTTCTCTCTCTTTCTCCGATCCGCACTCTGCTCGGGCTGCCCTCGCGGCGTCTTCGCGATCTGGCCTCTCCTCTTGAACCTGTCGGCGGAACGGACGCCGAGCAAACCCTCCGCGTCCTGACATACCGTCATTTTCTTTCATTGCTGGACGGACACTTCAGACTGCTTCAGGCAGAAAGGGAGGGAGATCTGCTTCAGTACCGGCTCGGCCTGAACGGTTCCTTCGCGGGCAACGCGTCCATCCACGACGCCCCGTTTCATCTTACCTGTCACGGAACGGAGGCTGGACTCGGCGTCCATGTATCCGGTGGTCAGCTCCGCGTTTATCACACGGATACCGCCAACTACCGGTATCTGCCGGAGGAAGGCTACGCCGTCCATGTCTCCGTCGCACGGTACGTGGATAAAAGCCGAAAAGAAAAAGCAGTTCGTACGAACTGCTTTCATCTTGTTCCGTATTCGGATGCATTTCTCACTGATGAGAAACGGATAAACAGCTACCTCCGCTCCGTACTCAGTTATCTTCGTTCTGCGGCTCATTCTCGAGCGCCTTCATCGACAAGCTGA
- a CDS encoding sodium ion-translocating decarboxylase subunit beta, whose amino-acid sequence MSILDTLSNLANQTAFLSLTWGNYVMIVVALIFLYLAIKKGYEPLLLVPIAFGMLLVNIYPDIMLSPADSSNGVGGMLYYFYTLDKWSLLPSLIFMGVGALTDFGPLIANPISFLMGAAAQLGIYIAYFLAILMGFNGKSAAAISIIGGADGPTSIFLATKLGQTDLLGPIAVAAYSYMSLVPIIQPPVMKLFTTEKDRKIRMDQLRPVSKLEKILFPIVITIVVCMILPTTAPLVGMLMLGNLFRESGVVNQLTETASNALMYIVVIFLGTSVGATTSAEAFLNVSTLKIVVLGLVAFISGTAGGVWLGQLLKNVTHGKINPLIGSAGVSAVPMAARVSQKVGAEADPTNFLLMHAMGPNVAGVIGTAVAAGTFMAIYGI is encoded by the coding sequence ATGAGTATTCTCGACACGTTGTCGAATCTGGCGAACCAGACCGCCTTTCTCTCGCTGACGTGGGGCAACTACGTCATGATCGTGGTGGCGCTGATTTTCCTGTATCTGGCAATCAAAAAAGGTTATGAACCGCTTCTGCTGGTTCCGATCGCCTTCGGCATGCTTCTGGTCAACATCTATCCGGATATCATGCTGAGCCCGGCGGATTCGTCCAACGGCGTGGGCGGTATGCTGTACTATTTCTATACGCTTGACAAGTGGAGCCTTCTCCCCTCGCTGATCTTCATGGGCGTCGGCGCGCTGACCGATTTCGGTCCGCTGATCGCCAACCCGATTTCGTTCCTGATGGGAGCGGCGGCACAGCTCGGCATCTACATCGCCTACTTCCTGGCGATCCTGATGGGCTTCAACGGGAAGTCCGCCGCGGCTATCTCCATCATCGGCGGCGCGGACGGCCCGACCTCGATCTTCCTCGCCACGAAGCTCGGACAGACGGATCTGCTCGGCCCGATCGCGGTGGCGGCCTATTCGTATATGTCGCTGGTTCCGATCATCCAGCCGCCCGTGATGAAGCTCTTCACGACGGAGAAGGACAGAAAGATCCGTATGGATCAGCTTCGTCCGGTATCGAAGCTCGAGAAGATTCTCTTCCCGATCGTCATCACCATCGTGGTCTGCATGATTCTTCCGACGACGGCTCCGCTGGTCGGCATGCTGATGCTGGGCAATCTGTTCCGTGAGTCCGGCGTGGTCAACCAGCTGACCGAGACGGCCAGCAACGCGCTGATGTACATCGTCGTCATCTTCCTCGGCACATCGGTCGGCGCCACGACCAGCGCGGAGGCCTTCCTCAACGTCAGCACGCTGAAGATCGTGGTACTCGGCCTGGTTGCCTTTATCTCCGGTACGGCAGGCGGTGTCTGGCTGGGCCAGCTGCTGAAGAACGTGACGCACGGAAAGATCAATCCGCTGATCGGCTCCGCCGGCGTTTCCGCCGTTCCGATGGCGGCCCGCGTATCGCAGAAGGTCGGCGCGGAGGCGGATCCGACCAACTTCCTTCTGATGCATGCCATGGGTCCGAACGTGGCCGGTGTCATCGGCACGGCTGTCGCGGCCGGTACCTTTATGGCAATCTACGGCATCTGA